CCTGTTTGCGCCGATCGTCGGCTTGCTGGTCAACGGTGCTTCCGCTCTCACGGTTCCCTTCACCGTGCTCCTATATTCGGTTCTGGGATTCATTGTGATTCCATTGGTTGCAGGCGTCCTCATCCGCCATTGGCTTATTGCACAACATGGGAAGGAATGGTTTGAAGACATCCTGCTCCCTCGGTTTGCCCCCATCACGATCGCAGCGTTACTCATCACGTTGATACTCATTTTTGCCTTTCAAGCCGAAAACATCCTGGGAAAGCCTTTCCACGTGCTGCTCATTG
This genomic interval from Fimbriimonadaceae bacterium contains the following:
- a CDS encoding arsenic resistance protein encodes the protein LFAPIVGLLVNGASALTVPFTVLLYSVLGFIVIPLVAGVLIRHWLIAQHGKEWFEDILLPRFAPITIAALLITLILIFAFQAENILGKPFHVLLIAIPILLQVYFNASLAYGLMKWLNVPHAVAAPGALIGASNFFELAVATAIALFGPESGAALATVVGVLVEVPVMLSVCQVCNRTRHWFPVSEARA